From the Petrotoga sp. 9PWA.NaAc.5.4 genome, one window contains:
- the rplL gene encoding 50S ribosomal protein L7/L12 has product MTREELINEIKNMTVGELAELVKALEEEFGVSAAAPVVAAAVPGATSAGQAQEEEKTQFDVILKGFGDKKIGVIKVVRELTGLGLKEAKDLVEKAGTPDAKIKEGVTKAEAEDVKKKLEEAGAEVEIK; this is encoded by the coding sequence ATGACAAGGGAAGAACTTATCAATGAAATAAAAAATATGACTGTGGGAGAACTAGCTGAATTGGTAAAGGCTTTAGAAGAAGAGTTTGGAGTTTCTGCAGCGGCTCCTGTAGTAGCAGCTGCTGTTCCCGGAGCAACTTCTGCAGGACAAGCTCAAGAAGAAGAAAAAACTCAATTTGATGTAATACTTAAAGGTTTTGGAGATAAGAAAATCGGCGTTATTAAAGTTGTTAGAGAACTTACAGGTTTAGGTTTGAAAGAAGCTAAAGATTTAGTTGAAAAAGCTGGAACTCCTGATGCTAAAATAAAAGAAGGAGTTACAAAAGCAGAAGCAGAAGATGTCAAGAAAAAATTAGAAGAAGCTGGAGCAGAAGTTGAAATCAAGTAA
- a CDS encoding DNA-directed RNA polymerase subunit beta — MNTILRKVGKRERKFFGKVPENMSIYEDLVKIQKDSFNNFLNKSLMESIKRYMPIRVPIKTAAKKNKEILIDFVDVTYENPSISESECLDKGLTYSAKAFLKVRITDTSTGEMIEKDDVFLCNIPYLTDRGIFIINGAERVVVNQLVRSPGIYFIKEEETDSTKEMLIAHFLPVKGAWLEILINPNPGKEILQVRIDRKRKFNLFLFYRALGYENDLDILSLFPENVDLEDEFEVSKYKDCTVLSDLFFEELEKLEPPRKTTKGMILSDVIELFKNNGIKNIKVANRVAQITLDRMKKRYEKEGNLTSLEAYKEIYSKLKPTEIPRAQKAKEEIEDMYFNPSKFDFSEIGRQKAQTKLTQAYIDYLKEVEGKEIPQETAEKIKYPISSLAIDKLDIVLATRYLLKLEEYPEGLDTRDHLGNKRVRSVGELMQIEFERAFSKMIQHIPEKVAMSPALNKINPQSLINSRAIMIAFHQFFASSQLSQFLDQVNPLAELTHKRRLSAIGPGGLKREHAKFEVRDVHHSHYGRMCPIETPEGANIGLITSLAILAKVDEYGFLKTPYYKVKNAKIDYKNIIYLTADEEELHKIAPASIKITEDGVLEDEYVEARYLGKVTLFHKDEIEYISVTPKQIASVSAALIPFLEHDDANRALMGSNMQRQAVPLLKPDAPFVGTGVEWLAARDSGYLIMAKHRGIVEYVDGRKIIVKRLNKNNEPELDSDGNEIKDQYHLMKYVRSNQDMCINQVPIVDMEDIVEEGEPLADGPSMDMGELALGKNIAVGFLSWEGYNFEDAIVVSQELLENDTFTSIHIEVYETKAMDTQLGPEEITADIPNVKKELLRNLDENGIVKVGSYVSSGDILVGKVTPRGESDTTPEEKLIKSVFGDKGRDVKDTSLTLPHGVEGRVIDVQIFDRKDIPSLEIGVNKYVKVFIATKKTLESGDKLAGRHGNKGVISTILNKEDMPFLPDGTPLQMLLSPLGVPSRMNIGQILELHLGWLSMLTGDYYASPIFDGASEEEIMTELSKIRKEKGLYLGDDEKNPTGKIILRDGRTGEPFDFPVAVGSMYMLKLSHIAKDKIHARSTGPYSLIHQQPLGGKAHFGGQRFGEMEVWALEAHGAAHTLNEMLTYKSDDIKGRNEVYKSVLKGENLPEPGIPESFKVLMKELQGLLLDIKLYDEEGNELDIDKL; from the coding sequence TTGAATACTATTTTAAGAAAAGTAGGTAAAAGAGAAAGAAAGTTTTTCGGGAAAGTACCGGAGAATATGTCTATTTATGAAGATTTGGTAAAAATACAAAAGGATTCTTTTAATAACTTTCTAAATAAAAGTTTGATGGAAAGTATTAAAAGATATATGCCAATAAGAGTTCCTATTAAAACCGCTGCTAAAAAGAACAAAGAAATTTTAATTGACTTTGTTGATGTCACATATGAAAATCCTTCGATTAGTGAAAGTGAATGCCTTGATAAGGGTTTGACATATTCTGCAAAAGCCTTTTTAAAAGTTAGAATTACAGATACCTCCACTGGTGAAATGATCGAAAAAGACGATGTTTTTTTATGTAACATCCCTTATTTAACAGATAGAGGAATTTTTATAATTAATGGTGCTGAAAGAGTAGTGGTTAATCAGTTGGTCAGATCTCCTGGCATATATTTTATAAAAGAAGAAGAAACCGACTCAACTAAAGAAATGTTGATTGCTCATTTTTTACCAGTTAAAGGAGCTTGGTTAGAAATACTTATTAACCCTAATCCTGGTAAAGAAATTCTCCAAGTAAGAATAGATAGGAAAAGAAAGTTTAATTTATTCCTATTTTATAGAGCTCTTGGATACGAAAATGATTTAGACATTTTAAGTCTTTTCCCTGAAAATGTAGATTTAGAAGATGAATTTGAAGTTTCAAAATATAAAGACTGTACAGTGTTATCTGATTTATTCTTTGAAGAATTAGAAAAACTTGAACCTCCTAGGAAAACCACCAAAGGCATGATACTTTCTGATGTTATAGAGTTGTTTAAAAATAATGGAATTAAAAATATAAAAGTTGCTAACAGAGTTGCTCAAATTACATTAGACAGAATGAAGAAAAGATATGAAAAAGAAGGTAATTTAACTTCTTTGGAGGCTTATAAAGAAATATATTCTAAGCTAAAACCTACTGAAATTCCGAGAGCTCAAAAAGCAAAAGAAGAAATAGAAGATATGTACTTTAATCCATCAAAATTTGATTTTTCCGAGATTGGAAGGCAAAAAGCACAAACTAAATTGACACAAGCTTATATAGATTATTTAAAAGAAGTTGAAGGCAAAGAAATTCCTCAAGAGACAGCAGAAAAAATTAAATATCCTATAAGTTCTTTAGCAATAGATAAACTCGATATAGTTCTCGCAACCAGATATCTGTTAAAATTAGAAGAGTACCCTGAAGGATTAGATACGAGAGATCACTTAGGTAACAAAAGAGTTAGATCCGTGGGTGAACTCATGCAAATAGAATTTGAGAGAGCTTTCTCTAAAATGATTCAACACATTCCAGAGAAAGTTGCTATGTCACCGGCTCTAAATAAAATTAATCCCCAATCTTTAATAAATTCAAGAGCAATTATGATTGCTTTTCATCAGTTTTTTGCTTCCAGTCAATTATCTCAGTTCTTAGACCAAGTAAATCCTTTAGCTGAATTAACACATAAAAGAAGGCTTTCCGCCATAGGACCTGGAGGATTAAAGAGGGAACATGCAAAATTTGAAGTAAGAGACGTTCATCATTCGCATTACGGTCGAATGTGTCCGATAGAAACTCCGGAAGGAGCTAATATTGGTCTTATTACTTCTTTAGCCATTTTAGCAAAAGTTGATGAATATGGCTTTTTAAAAACACCGTACTATAAAGTAAAAAATGCAAAAATAGATTATAAAAACATAATCTACTTAACTGCCGATGAAGAAGAACTCCATAAAATTGCGCCGGCATCGATAAAAATCACTGAAGATGGAGTTTTAGAAGACGAATATGTTGAAGCAAGATATCTTGGAAAAGTCACACTGTTCCATAAAGATGAGATTGAATATATTTCAGTCACTCCAAAACAAATAGCTTCTGTTTCTGCAGCTCTTATACCCTTTTTGGAACATGATGATGCCAATAGAGCTTTGATGGGATCTAACATGCAAAGACAAGCTGTCCCACTTTTAAAGCCAGACGCCCCTTTTGTTGGAACGGGTGTAGAATGGCTTGCTGCTAGGGATTCGGGATATTTGATAATGGCTAAGCACAGAGGTATTGTAGAATATGTAGATGGAAGGAAGATTATTGTTAAACGGTTGAATAAAAATAATGAGCCCGAATTGGATTCAGATGGTAATGAAATTAAAGATCAATATCACTTGATGAAATATGTAAGGTCTAATCAAGACATGTGTATAAATCAAGTGCCTATTGTGGATATGGAAGATATAGTTGAAGAAGGAGAACCTTTAGCCGATGGTCCATCTATGGATATGGGTGAACTTGCTTTAGGAAAAAATATTGCGGTTGGATTTTTATCGTGGGAAGGTTATAATTTTGAAGATGCTATAGTAGTTAGTCAGGAATTATTAGAAAATGATACTTTTACATCTATTCATATAGAAGTCTATGAAACTAAAGCTATGGATACTCAATTAGGCCCAGAAGAAATAACCGCAGATATACCCAACGTTAAAAAAGAACTTTTGAGAAATTTAGATGAAAACGGAATAGTTAAAGTTGGATCTTATGTATCTTCTGGCGATATATTAGTTGGAAAGGTTACTCCAAGGGGAGAATCAGATACTACTCCTGAAGAAAAACTTATTAAATCTGTTTTTGGAGATAAGGGCCGAGACGTAAAAGATACCTCCTTGACTTTACCTCATGGAGTAGAAGGAAGAGTAATAGATGTTCAAATTTTTGATAGGAAAGACATTCCTTCATTGGAAATAGGCGTTAATAAATATGTTAAAGTTTTTATTGCTACGAAAAAAACTCTTGAATCGGGAGATAAACTGGCAGGTAGGCATGGTAATAAAGGAGTAATCTCTACAATTTTGAACAAGGAAGATATGCCTTTCTTGCCTGATGGAACACCTTTACAAATGTTATTGTCTCCATTAGGGGTACCTTCTCGTATGAATATAGGACAAATTTTAGAACTTCATTTAGGATGGCTTTCGATGTTAACTGGAGATTATTATGCATCCCCTATATTTGATGGGGCGTCAGAAGAAGAAATCATGACTGAACTTTCAAAAATTAGAAAAGAAAAGGGATTATACTTAGGAGATGATGAAAAAAATCCCACAGGTAAGATTATATTAAGAGATGGAAGAACAGGTGAGCCTTTTGACTTTCCAGTAGCTGTAGGTTCAATGTATATGCTCAAACTTTCTCATATTGCAAAAGATAAGATTCATGCTCGATCGACAGGTCCATATTCTCTAATTCACCAACAACCCTTAGGAGGAAAAGCTCATTTCGGTGGACAAAGATTTGGTGAAATGGAAGTCTGGGCACTTGAAGCACACGGAGCAGCACATACATTGAATGAAATGCTAACTTATAAATCTGATGATATAAAAGGTAGAAATGAAGTTTATAAATCTGTATTGAAAGGAGAAAATTTACCAGAACCTGGAATACCAGAAAGCTTTAAAGTTTTGATGAAAGAACTACAAGGTTTATTGTTGGATATTAAATTATACGATGAAGAAGGTAATGAATTAGACATTGATAAACTCTAA
- a CDS encoding DNA-directed RNA polymerase subunit beta' — protein sequence MAKVSSFQRKIAKIKIGIASPENILKVSNGEVLKPETLNHRTGKPEKDGLFCEKIFGPIKDYECACGKYKGKKYEGTVCERCGVKVESKEVRRRKIGHIELASPVSHIWYLKSSPSVISILLNISVKDLENIIYYGSKRVIERAYLVTEGSENEALGYYPSEVLYQREFEIYSEYLDLKVEPAVKVSGVRGMPIADISGKVEIKVEMSETEREITWIIVRDETGVERKYPVFEGASIMVEEDQEIEKGTPLADRFLFEEDYLTQKEYSLFLEYYPGLIDVERDIERDTPIVVITDIDKRFAKRIGKKIGDILLEDEAKAYEEVMEILNSRIKEERENIVDKILAEEIVIGEKKFNKGLKITQEILNELEEIGIKDVLAKDENGDEKVYQINKYEKFEAGYGAEAVQKLLKKVDLELLKARLESELEKLDKKSQKALKILRRLKLVRDFINSGNKPEWVVTNIIPVIPPDLRPLIQIEGGRFAATDLNDLYRKVINRNNRLKKLLAMEAPEIIIRNEKRILQQAVDSLIYNGRVGKPMTDRNRRPLRSLTDLLKGKKGRFRRNLLGKRVDYSGRAVIAVGPDLKIHECGLPKKMALELFKPFVLAELLKDSNVASKSARKFKKTIIEKEMPEAWEVLEEVIKGHPVLLNRAPTLHRISIQAFIPKLIEGNAIRLHPLVCPPFNADFDGDQMAIHIPLSSVAQAESKFLMLSRYNIISPANGKPVSMPGKDIIAGAYYLTMHEEDKFQNTKIPQTYENMGKKGYVKHIFADDFEAIYAYEYLKIIDADIYIQDNILTMKNSNISLHEPIGYKDKNGNIIKTTIGKIIFNQAVPENFRDYSKMMDKKGLKDLIFKTFQEYGIDKTADLLDSIKDFGFHYSTISGLTISIRDVLISPKREEIIEEAKKEVLEIESLFEEGYLTENERYKEIIRIWESATAKVTEETAKTYRNYTFNPIWMMIESGARGNIDQLKQLAGMRGLMADPSGKIIEVPITSNFKNGLSELEFFTSTHGSRKGSADTALRTSTAGYLTRRLVDVAQGITITEEDCGTDKGVEAKELWSDDSKVENLSDFLFGRVLARDVLDPETEDIIYNKDFDKKYEKDLLLKEEDAEFLANYRKEIPLYIEKEEKVEKISTKLYSESLEDIEIDNKTIVKKGEEITQEILEELMLHNIAKLKIKEYKAIDFVYVGEDLVVQENNKPITLLKYQERIDIKTSKLLEKYDIKKVVVRPLIYIRSPLTCEAKEGICAKCYGMDLSNYQIVNTGEAVGVIAAQSIGEPGTQLTMRTFHTGGIATASDITQGLPRAEELFEARKKTKGPEGIFAKTKGIVREIEREEENKRGRRLRIIIENMDGDLETYDADYRTKTVIEIGDKVLPGQRLTTGNIKPRKILKDLGIDALANYLLSEIKKIYAEQGVDIHDKHFEIIIRQMINKVEVLDGGDTSYMPGDLINYNKVQKINAEILEENSHISENREKIIGKKLAKKVIIPSQNEEEEITIYSEGETLTKEILNEIIEANIKEIEVYEDYKEIKLEDNSTQIVGTTKKYLINPKNTITYDRRLLRITKASLEREGWLSAASFQQTVQILTEASIEGRIDQLKGLKENVIVGQPIPAGTGLKLYSELNYEVIQEEKIPVSEKEKSVG from the coding sequence ATGGCAAAAGTATCGTCTTTTCAAAGAAAGATTGCAAAAATTAAAATAGGTATCGCTTCACCAGAAAATATATTAAAAGTATCGAACGGTGAAGTATTAAAACCTGAAACTTTGAATCATAGGACGGGAAAACCTGAAAAAGACGGCCTTTTTTGTGAAAAGATTTTTGGACCAATAAAAGATTATGAATGTGCTTGTGGAAAATATAAAGGCAAGAAATATGAGGGTACAGTCTGTGAAAGATGTGGAGTAAAAGTAGAATCTAAGGAAGTAAGAAGAAGAAAAATAGGTCATATTGAACTTGCTTCACCTGTATCCCATATTTGGTATTTAAAATCTTCTCCTTCTGTAATTTCTATATTATTGAATATTAGTGTAAAGGATTTAGAAAATATTATTTATTATGGATCCAAGAGAGTAATTGAAAGAGCTTATCTGGTTACAGAAGGATCTGAGAACGAAGCTTTAGGTTATTATCCAAGCGAAGTTTTATATCAGAGAGAATTCGAAATATATAGTGAATATTTAGACTTAAAAGTAGAACCAGCTGTAAAAGTATCTGGAGTCAGAGGCATGCCTATAGCTGATATCAGCGGTAAAGTTGAAATAAAAGTAGAAATGTCAGAAACGGAAAGAGAAATAACATGGATAATAGTAAGAGATGAAACTGGAGTTGAAAGAAAGTACCCTGTTTTTGAAGGTGCCTCTATAATGGTTGAAGAAGATCAAGAAATAGAAAAAGGGACGCCACTGGCTGATAGGTTTTTATTCGAAGAAGATTATTTAACTCAAAAAGAATATTCTTTATTTTTAGAGTATTATCCTGGATTAATAGATGTAGAAAGAGATATAGAAAGAGATACCCCCATTGTTGTGATAACTGATATTGATAAAAGATTTGCAAAAAGAATAGGAAAAAAGATCGGCGATATATTGCTCGAAGATGAAGCCAAAGCTTATGAAGAAGTGATGGAAATTTTAAATTCAAGGATAAAAGAAGAGCGAGAAAATATAGTCGATAAAATTTTAGCCGAAGAAATAGTTATAGGAGAAAAGAAATTTAACAAAGGCCTTAAAATAACTCAAGAGATATTAAACGAATTAGAGGAAATTGGCATAAAAGATGTTTTAGCCAAGGATGAAAACGGCGATGAAAAAGTATATCAAATTAATAAATATGAAAAATTTGAAGCAGGTTATGGTGCGGAAGCTGTTCAAAAGCTTCTAAAAAAAGTAGATCTTGAATTATTAAAAGCAAGATTAGAATCTGAGCTGGAAAAATTAGATAAAAAGAGTCAAAAAGCTTTGAAAATTTTAAGAAGATTAAAATTGGTAAGAGATTTTATAAATTCAGGAAATAAGCCAGAATGGGTTGTTACAAATATTATTCCTGTAATACCACCAGATTTAAGACCTTTAATTCAAATAGAAGGTGGAAGGTTTGCTGCTACTGATTTAAACGATTTATATAGAAAAGTTATAAATAGAAATAATAGATTGAAGAAACTTTTGGCTATGGAAGCACCCGAAATTATAATAAGAAACGAAAAAAGAATCCTTCAACAAGCAGTAGATTCTTTGATTTATAATGGTAGAGTCGGTAAACCCATGACGGATAGAAATAGAAGACCTTTAAGATCTCTTACAGATTTATTAAAGGGTAAAAAAGGAAGATTTAGAAGGAACCTATTAGGTAAAAGAGTTGATTATTCCGGAAGAGCAGTTATAGCAGTCGGACCGGATCTTAAGATTCATGAATGTGGTCTTCCTAAAAAGATGGCCTTAGAACTTTTTAAACCTTTCGTTTTAGCAGAATTATTGAAAGATTCAAATGTTGCAAGTAAAAGTGCAAGAAAATTCAAAAAAACTATTATAGAAAAAGAAATGCCTGAAGCATGGGAGGTACTGGAAGAGGTTATAAAAGGACATCCAGTTTTATTAAACAGAGCTCCCACTCTTCATAGAATTTCTATCCAAGCTTTTATACCTAAATTAATAGAAGGAAACGCTATAAGATTACATCCTTTAGTATGTCCCCCATTTAACGCTGATTTTGACGGAGATCAAATGGCTATCCATATACCTTTGTCGAGTGTCGCTCAGGCAGAATCTAAATTCTTAATGCTTTCAAGATACAATATAATTTCACCTGCAAATGGAAAACCTGTTTCAATGCCAGGAAAAGATATAATTGCAGGGGCTTATTATTTAACTATGCATGAAGAAGACAAATTTCAAAATACAAAAATACCACAAACATATGAAAACATGGGGAAAAAAGGTTATGTAAAACATATTTTTGCGGATGATTTTGAAGCAATATATGCATATGAATATTTAAAAATTATAGATGCAGATATATATATTCAAGATAATATTTTAACAATGAAAAATTCGAATATATCCCTACACGAACCTATTGGATACAAAGATAAAAATGGTAATATAATTAAAACAACTATAGGAAAAATAATTTTTAACCAAGCAGTTCCTGAAAATTTCAGAGATTATTCAAAAATGATGGATAAAAAAGGTCTAAAAGATTTAATATTCAAAACCTTCCAAGAATATGGAATAGATAAGACTGCTGATCTATTAGATAGCATAAAAGATTTTGGATTTCATTACTCAACTATTTCTGGACTTACAATATCTATTAGAGACGTCTTAATATCCCCAAAAAGAGAAGAAATAATCGAAGAGGCAAAAAAAGAAGTTCTGGAAATAGAGTCGCTGTTTGAAGAAGGATACTTAACAGAAAATGAAAGATACAAAGAAATTATTAGAATTTGGGAATCTGCTACTGCAAAAGTAACGGAAGAAACAGCTAAAACTTACAGAAACTATACTTTCAATCCTATATGGATGATGATAGAATCAGGAGCAAGAGGAAACATTGATCAATTAAAGCAATTAGCTGGTATGAGAGGATTAATGGCCGATCCTTCAGGAAAAATCATAGAAGTTCCTATTACCTCTAACTTTAAGAATGGTTTATCAGAATTAGAATTTTTCACTTCTACGCATGGTTCAAGAAAAGGTTCCGCTGACACGGCTTTAAGAACATCTACAGCAGGGTATCTAACAAGAAGGCTTGTGGATGTCGCACAAGGAATTACTATCACTGAAGAAGATTGTGGTACTGATAAAGGCGTAGAAGCTAAAGAACTTTGGTCAGATGATTCAAAAGTAGAAAATCTCTCCGATTTCCTATTTGGAAGAGTATTGGCGCGAGATGTACTTGACCCTGAAACAGAAGATATTATATACAACAAAGACTTTGATAAAAAATATGAAAAAGACTTGTTGTTAAAAGAAGAAGATGCAGAGTTTCTTGCAAATTATAGAAAAGAAATTCCACTTTATATAGAAAAGGAAGAAAAAGTTGAGAAAATATCTACAAAACTTTATTCTGAGTCATTAGAAGATATAGAAATAGATAATAAAACAATTGTTAAAAAAGGTGAAGAAATTACGCAAGAAATATTAGAAGAATTAATGTTGCACAATATTGCAAAATTGAAGATAAAAGAATATAAAGCCATAGATTTTGTATATGTGGGAGAAGATTTGGTAGTTCAAGAAAATAACAAACCTATAACTCTTTTGAAATATCAAGAAAGAATTGACATAAAGACTTCTAAATTACTTGAAAAATATGATATTAAAAAAGTAGTAGTTAGACCTTTGATATATATAAGGTCTCCTCTGACCTGCGAAGCAAAAGAAGGTATTTGTGCAAAATGTTACGGCATGGACCTTTCAAACTATCAAATAGTAAATACAGGCGAAGCAGTTGGAGTAATTGCCGCTCAATCAATCGGAGAACCTGGAACACAACTTACAATGAGAACATTCCATACTGGAGGAATAGCGACTGCTTCTGACATAACACAAGGTTTGCCAAGAGCTGAGGAACTCTTTGAAGCCAGGAAGAAAACAAAAGGACCAGAAGGGATATTTGCAAAAACAAAAGGTATTGTTAGAGAGATAGAAAGAGAAGAAGAAAATAAAAGAGGAAGAAGATTAAGAATAATAATCGAAAACATGGATGGTGATTTAGAAACTTACGATGCAGATTATAGGACAAAAACTGTGATAGAAATTGGTGATAAAGTATTACCAGGTCAAAGACTAACAACTGGCAATATTAAGCCAAGAAAAATTTTAAAAGACTTAGGCATAGACGCCTTAGCTAATTATCTATTAAGCGAAATAAAGAAAATATACGCTGAACAAGGTGTTGATATACATGACAAACACTTTGAAATAATAATTAGACAAATGATAAACAAAGTAGAAGTTTTAGATGGTGGAGATACTTCTTACATGCCAGGTGATTTAATAAATTACAATAAAGTTCAAAAGATTAACGCTGAGATCTTGGAAGAAAACTCCCATATATCTGAAAATAGAGAAAAAATAATAGGAAAAAAACTTGCTAAAAAAGTCATTATTCCTTCTCAAAACGAAGAAGAAGAAATTACAATTTATTCAGAAGGAGAAACATTAACTAAAGAAATTTTAAATGAAATAATAGAAGCAAATATTAAAGAAATAGAAGTATACGAAGATTACAAAGAAATTAAATTGGAAGACAATTCTACTCAAATTGTTGGAACTACGAAGAAATACTTAATAAATCCAAAAAATACGATTACTTATGATCGAAGATTATTGAGAATAACTAAAGCTTCGTTAGAAAGGGAAGGCTGGTTATCAGCGGCTTCCTTCCAGCAAACAGTTCAAATTTTAACAGAAGCTTCTATTGAAGGAAGAATAGACCAACTTAAAGGCCTAAAAGAGAATGTCATCGTAGGTCAACCAATACCGGCAGGAACTGGTTTGAAATTATATTCTGAACTTAACTATGAGGTAATTCAGGAAGAGAAGATTCCTGTCAGTGAAAAAGAAAAATCTGTTGGATAA